In Acetomicrobium sp. S15 = DSM 107314, the DNA window TACTAACCTCGCAAAGACAAGTCACCATTACTACGCCTTATTTTATACCGGAAAGCGAGACCCTTCATGCATTAGAAACGGCGTCATTAATGGATGTGCGCGTGAGGCTCATAGTGCCCGAAAGAACCGACCAGCTTATCCTTCATTTCGCCCTTTTTCTCAGGAAAGGCATCTCTTACAAGGATGTAATTTAACCTCTCTTTCTTCAGCGCCTCCTCTAAGCTTTCTCCCTACGACCTGCGCCACGATGCGGCCTTGCACTTTTTGCGCAACGGCAT includes these proteins:
- a CDS encoding phospholipase D-like domain-containing protein, producing the protein LTSQRQVTITTPYFIPESETLHALETASLMDVRVRLIVPERTDQLILHFALFLRKGISYKDVI